A part of Ooceraea biroi isolate clonal line C1 chromosome 10, Obir_v5.4, whole genome shotgun sequence genomic DNA contains:
- the LOC105285105 gene encoding uncharacterized protein LOC105285105 isoform X2, protein MVSFADQYYNINRKLLTVMGLWPYQKRRSRIIQRTLFLSVLISFLMAQLATFSTSGFHMKILLKVLSQTLPCLVYILKYLSFVVNNNEIKECYEQICHEWTLLKARSEINILKKYANFSRLFGVFITVGMFITLAVFGFYQFLPDLLDMIAPLNDSRKHFLTFDAEYFVDQKAYFYPIVTHGLIAVYIGGTGIVATGGMLMGYILHICAMLKIASYRLEHITDDVPLVSSVEKDHIIRERIISAVDIHRRAIEFAEFVVSSFMIFYFILIGIGILSLTLNMFQCLQFMLLTDDVNGMLACGLLIIGHLNYLFIANMAGQIVTDHNIDIFYTTYTTRWYTVSAQLQKLLLFIMQRNTKNYYFIVGGIFAASLEGFATMMSTSISYFMVIYSTS, encoded by the exons ATGGTATCATTCGCGGATCAGTACTATAACATTAACCGGAAACTCTTGACGGTAATGGGCTTATGGCCTTATCAGAAAAGGAGATCCAGAATTATTCAAAGAACTTTGTTCCTTAGTGTACTTATCTCTTTCCTGATGGCTCAG CTAGCAACATTCAGCACATCAGGATTCCAcatgaaaattcttttaaaggTTTTATCACAAACGCTCCCTTGTTTGGTGTATATCTTGAAATACCTTTCTTTTGTGGTGAATAATAACGAA ATAAAAGAGTGCTATGAACAGATTTGCCATGAATGGACGCTATTGAAAGCTCGAAGCgagattaatatattaaaaaaatatgccaATTTCTCCAGATTATTTGGAGTTTTCATAACGG TGGGGATGTTCATAACTCTTGCCGTTTTTGGTTTCTACCAATTTCTACCGGATTTGCTCGATATGATTGCACCACTTAACGATTCTCGCAAGCACTTTCTTACATTCGACGCCGAGTATTTTGTCGATCAGAAAGCATATTTTTATCCTATCGTAACGCATGGCTTGATAGCTGTTTATATCGGAGGCACTGGAATAGTCGCTACTGGTGGAATGCTAATGGGATACATACTTCATATCTGTGCAATGTTGAAGATAGCGAG TTATCGTCTTGAACATATAACCGATGATGTACCATTAgtatcgagtgttgaaaaagATCACATTATTCGTGAGAGAATAATCAGCGCTGTTGATATTCATCGAAGAGCAATCGA GTTTGCAGAATTTGTCGTCTCcagttttatgatattttattttattttaattggcATAGGTATCTTGTCGTTAACTCTCAACATGTTTCAA TGTCTGCAATTTATGCTATTAACAGACGATGTAAACGGAATGTTAGCATGTGGCCTACTAATAATAGGccacttaaattatttattcatagcTAACATGGCTGGACAGATAGTTACAGAtcataatatcgatattttttatacaac ctATACAACGCGATGGTATACGGTATCGGCACAGTTGCAAAAACTGTTGCTTTTCATAATGCaaagaaatacaaaaaattactattttattgtCGGTGGCATTTTCGCCGCTTCTTTAGAGGGTTTTGCCACG ATGATGAGTACgtcaatatcttattttatggtGATTTACTCCACAAGTTGA
- the LOC105285105 gene encoding odorant receptor 4-like isoform X1, with the protein MRPIDSSLSRQTAIIFPSITHCQWQQFAKTSTRVWKRLIYSSRRHTKRYLDIIFSNMSLNRRERDSIGNQYKIYRILLLSLSVWPFQQSKYTILIRSFHFGIMISFTFFQLTSFLTNELVLDVVIMILSYALPSCICMIQYHSFCSNSYIVKRIWEDIYSTWNLMRNETEHKIMRQYKATAEYYTKLFLTIIISSCIIYGIFEAMPVILDIILPLNKTRPREIHALLEYFIDKDAYFFPILCHWLIGLIIGCYTIICVSTSLMICVQHISGLFKVANYRIEHSADDYVFCNSIQEKNRIEKFIQNISAAVDIHRTAIERCEYLIDKFNKHFFFMLVIGVTSLSLNLFRLLKAIITLDEVEIVSSILFTSGHFVIMFGINYYGQQITDYHSEIFTAAYNVRWYVTPVKIQKLLLFIMQSTTKAYYLNIGNLIVASIEGFSKLVSMAISYFTLIYSLL; encoded by the exons ATGCGACCGATTGACTCTTCCCTAAGTCGACAAACTGCCATAATATTTCCCTCAATTACGCATTGCCAGTGGCAACAGTTTGCAAAAACATCGACGAGAGTCTGGAAGCGGTTGATTTATTCCAGCAGAAGACATACGAAACGATAtctcgatattattttttccaacATGTCTTTGAatcgcagagagagagatagcatCGGAAATCAGTACAAAATATATCGTATACTTCTCTTGTCACTGAGCGTATGGCCGTTTCAGCAGTCGAAATACACGATACTTATACGTTCTTTCCACTTTGGTATAATGatatcttttacattttttcag CTCACATCATTCCTTACAAATGAATTAGTTCTGGATGTCGTTATTATGATTCTCTCATATGCCTTACCATCCTGTATATGTATGATACAGTATCACTCATTTTGTTCAAATTCTTACATA GTGAAACGAATATGGGAAGATATCTATAGCACTTGGAATTTGATGAGAAACGAAACAGAACACAAAATAATGCGACAATATAAAGCTACAGCTGAATACTACACGAAACTGTTTCTaa CGATTATCATCTCAAGCTGCATTATATATGGGATTTTTGAAGCAATGCCAGTCATTCTCGACATAATCCTACCATTAAATAAGACCCGTCCACGCGAGATTCATGCTttgttagaatattttatcgacAAGGACGCATACTTTTTTCCGATCTTATGCCATTGGTTGATTGGTCTGATTATTGGTTGTTATACTATTATATGCGTATCTACATCACTGATGATATGTGTGCAACATATTAGTGGATTATTCAAAGTTGCCAA CTATCGTATCGAACATTCAGCTGATGATTACGTATTTTGTAATTCTATACAGGAGAAAAATCGaatcgaaaaatttattcaaaacaTAAGCGCCGCGGTGGATATACATCGAACAGCCATCGA gCGTTGCGAATATCTAATAGATAAgtttaacaaacattttttcttCATGCTGGTAATTGGCGTTACATCTTTAAGTTTAAATTTGTTCCGA CTACTCAAAGCGATTATTACGCTAGATGAAGTCGAGATAGtttcatcaatattatttactagTGGACATTTTGTAATTATGTTTGGGATTAATTACTACGGGCAACAAATTACAGATTATCATAGCGAAATTTTTACTGCTGC ATATAACGTACGATGGTACGTGACGCCAGTAAAGATCCAAAAGTTGCTATTATTCATTATGCAAAGCACTACGAAAGcctattatttaaatatcggCAATTTAATTGTAGCTTCGATAGAAGGTTTTTCTAAG ctCGTAAGTATGGCGATATCATACTTCACGCTAATCTATTCTTTGCTGTGA